In the genome of Veillonellales bacterium, one region contains:
- a CDS encoding 5-formyltetrahydrofolate cyclo-ligase, whose product MSLDSTTLAKINLRQDLLTARRSLAAAVVEKSSQCMARHLFDWILYQQAKTVMIYLSMPDEPQTEAIISHAWGNGKSICVPYLRETPGLMDAALISNMSELTEGRFGLKVPAPNRLQFIAPGNIELILIPGVAFDVFGNRLGMGGGYYDRFLPQASSAVLIGVCWQSYVLTNLPTAKHDRPVHFLLTEAGILSCGKGKM is encoded by the coding sequence ATGTCATTGGATTCAACTACCCTAGCGAAAATTAACCTGCGGCAGGATTTACTGACTGCTCGCCGCTCGCTTGCTGCGGCAGTTGTTGAAAAAAGCAGCCAATGTATGGCACGGCACTTATTCGATTGGATTTTGTATCAGCAAGCAAAAACGGTAATGATATATTTGTCAATGCCGGACGAGCCGCAAACGGAAGCAATTATTTCCCATGCCTGGGGAAATGGCAAATCGATTTGTGTTCCTTATTTAAGGGAAACTCCGGGCTTGATGGATGCAGCACTTATCAGCAATATGAGTGAACTGACAGAAGGCCGGTTCGGCCTGAAAGTTCCTGCTCCCAATCGGTTACAATTTATTGCTCCCGGGAACATTGAACTGATACTTATTCCGGGAGTGGCTTTTGATGTTTTTGGCAACCGCTTAGGTATGGGCGGCGGTTATTATGACCGTTTTCTGCCGCAGGCTTCCTCAGCTGTTTTGATTGGCGTTTGCTGGCAATCTTATGTTTTGACCAACCTTCCAACTGCTAAACATGATCGGCCGGTGCATTTTTTACTAACGGAAGCGGGCATATTAAGTTGTGGTAAAGGCAAAATGTAA
- the yajC gene encoding preprotein translocase subunit YajC, which translates to MPELSPDVITTLVQYGPIILMVVIFYYLLYRPQKKEQRKRSEMLDSLKKGDRIVTIGGVHGTITALTDKMVTLKVTEKVEIDISRSAVASHQSTAKNGTNK; encoded by the coding sequence TTGCCAGAATTGTCCCCTGACGTAATTACTACACTGGTTCAATACGGACCAATTATTTTGATGGTGGTAATTTTTTACTATTTGCTGTATCGACCCCAGAAGAAAGAACAGCGAAAGCGCAGCGAAATGCTGGACAGTTTAAAAAAGGGCGATCGTATTGTTACCATCGGTGGAGTTCATGGTACGATTACTGCCCTTACGGACAAAATGGTAACGCTGAAAGTTACCGAAAAGGTTGAAATCGATATATCCCGTTCTGCCGTTGCCAGTCATCAGAGTACTGCTAAAAATGGTACAAATAAATAA
- the tgt gene encoding tRNA guanosine(34) transglycosylase Tgt, with protein MTIAYELVKRCSKTGARAGRLYTPHGVFDTPIFMPVGTQATVKAMSPDELKQMGAGIILSNTYHLYLRPGHELVAEAGGLHKFMQWDRGILTDSGGFQVFSLGPLRKITEEGVTFRSHLDGSKHFLSPEKAVEVQMALGADIIMAFDECVPYPAEYEYAKASTERTSRWAERCQTAHTRKDQGLFGIVQGGMYKELRTMSAQALVAMDLPGYAIGGLSVGEPKPLMYELLEHTVPQLPENKPRYLMGVGTPDCLVEGVMRGIDMFDCVFPTRVARNGTVMTGRGRLVVKNAEYARDFRPIEPECDCYTCRNFSRAYIRHLLKTNEIFGLRLTTTHNLYFLLNFMRKMRQAILDDRFVSFRQEFWEQYQSY; from the coding sequence TTGACTATAGCATACGAACTTGTTAAACGCTGTTCGAAAACCGGAGCCAGGGCCGGCCGTTTATATACACCTCACGGGGTTTTTGACACACCTATCTTTATGCCGGTGGGTACGCAGGCAACAGTAAAAGCGATGTCGCCGGATGAACTCAAACAAATGGGAGCAGGAATTATTTTAAGTAATACGTATCATCTTTATCTCCGCCCCGGCCATGAGCTGGTGGCAGAAGCTGGTGGCCTTCATAAATTTATGCAGTGGGACCGTGGAATCTTAACGGACAGCGGTGGTTTTCAGGTCTTTAGTTTAGGCCCTTTGCGAAAAATCACGGAGGAAGGGGTTACTTTTCGTTCCCACCTTGACGGGTCAAAGCACTTCCTGTCACCGGAAAAAGCCGTGGAAGTTCAGATGGCCCTAGGGGCGGATATTATCATGGCTTTCGATGAATGTGTACCTTATCCTGCTGAATACGAATACGCCAAAGCATCGACTGAGCGTACCTCCCGCTGGGCTGAACGTTGTCAGACAGCACACACCAGAAAGGACCAAGGTTTATTTGGTATTGTTCAGGGCGGAATGTATAAAGAACTGAGAACAATGAGCGCTCAGGCATTGGTTGCAATGGATCTTCCCGGCTATGCGATTGGCGGACTGAGTGTCGGAGAACCAAAACCGTTGATGTATGAGCTTCTTGAGCATACGGTACCTCAATTACCGGAAAATAAACCCCGTTATCTTATGGGAGTAGGCACACCGGATTGTTTGGTAGAGGGTGTAATGCGCGGTATTGATATGTTTGATTGCGTATTTCCAACCCGGGTTGCTCGCAATGGCACGGTTATGACCGGAAGAGGACGGTTAGTTGTGAAAAACGCCGAATATGCCCGGGATTTTCGCCCGATAGAGCCGGAGTGTGACTGTTATACCTGCCGGAATTTTTCTCGTGCCTATATCCGGCACCTTCTTAAGACAAATGAAATTTTTGGCTTACGATTAACGACTACTCATAATTTGTATTTTTTGCTGAATTTTATGCGAAAAATGCGACAGGCTATTTTAGATGACAGATTTGTTTCTTTCCGGCAGGAGTTCTGGGAACAATATCAATCGTACTAA
- the queA gene encoding tRNA preQ1(34) S-adenosylmethionine ribosyltransferase-isomerase QueA produces MLLSDFDYDLPENLIAQHPCDPRDHSRLLAFNRQTGAISHRNFYNLPEYLKPGDTLVFNDTKVIPARLLGTKVDTGGKIEVFLLTRKSGDEWETLVKPGKRARPGTVIRFSDELSCEVLSTTDFGGRIVQFHFKRIFEEILDKLGETPLPPYIKEQLKDKNRYQTVYARERGSAAAPTAGLHFTRELMTRIKNQGVNLAFLTLHVGLGTFRPVNVDDITQHVMHREYFSISADTASLINETKHQGGSIIAVGTTAIRTLETVANQAGLVEAKSGWTDIFIYPGYQFKCIDAIVTNFHLPKSTLLMLISAFAGREKVLAAYHEAVRQQYRFFSFGDAMFIY; encoded by the coding sequence ATGTTGCTATCCGATTTTGATTATGATTTACCGGAGAATTTGATTGCCCAGCATCCCTGCGATCCTCGGGATCATTCCCGGCTGCTGGCGTTTAATAGGCAGACCGGAGCTATATCCCATCGAAACTTTTACAATTTACCGGAATATTTAAAACCAGGGGATACCCTGGTTTTTAATGATACAAAAGTAATACCGGCTCGCTTGTTAGGAACTAAGGTGGATACGGGTGGAAAAATTGAAGTTTTTCTTTTAACTCGAAAATCCGGGGATGAATGGGAGACTTTGGTGAAACCGGGAAAGCGGGCCCGGCCGGGAACGGTAATCCGTTTTAGTGATGAATTGAGCTGCGAAGTGCTGTCCACTACAGATTTCGGCGGGAGAATTGTGCAATTTCATTTTAAAAGAATTTTTGAGGAAATCTTGGATAAACTGGGAGAAACACCGTTGCCTCCGTATATCAAGGAACAATTAAAAGATAAAAATCGCTATCAAACTGTCTATGCCAGGGAACGGGGATCTGCTGCTGCACCTACTGCCGGTTTGCATTTTACCCGGGAGCTCATGACCCGGATAAAAAATCAGGGAGTAAATTTGGCCTTTTTAACGTTGCATGTGGGACTGGGTACTTTTCGGCCGGTTAATGTGGATGATATTACGCAGCATGTTATGCATCGGGAGTATTTCTCAATTTCTGCCGATACCGCCAGTTTGATTAATGAAACCAAGCATCAGGGCGGCAGCATTATTGCGGTGGGAACCACAGCAATTCGGACATTAGAAACTGTCGCGAATCAGGCAGGGCTTGTTGAGGCAAAAAGCGGCTGGACAGATATTTTCATTTATCCGGGTTATCAATTTAAATGTATCGATGCAATTGTAACAAATTTTCATTTGCCTAAATCTACATTGTTGATGCTGATTAGTGCTTTTGCCGGCCGGGAAAAGGTATTGGCTGCATATCATGAAGCTGTACGGCAGCAATATCGCTTTTTTAGTTTCGGTGACGCTATGTTTATTTATTAA
- a CDS encoding SpoIID/LytB domain-containing protein, whose translation MKQKSIFFLLPFLLTFFLLFLLTPVSAAKGIIEQQSSFSAEPAIRVGIWSNQPNIIISSDADYAILNAGSKEIIKEFTAKEKVNVAIREDGIAINGVVEPSKNITVRLKNQDGEHFVEVNKRRYRGQITIHQTQGKNGLTVVNTLPLEQYLYGVIAREVSPEWPLEAVKAQAVAARTYALYNLGKHQADGYDVCSTTDCQLYGGLESEASGAIQAVNDTYGQAVLYQGKLIAAYFHSNSGGYTEDSENVWGTYQPYLRGVVDEDQNTPHFKWTKQFTPTEFEGIMRRYGYSIGSLQAFQLSKLTSPPVSAFDRGISGRIKTVRIMGTAGMVEISGNKLRSILTLDSTLFDISIVTPVPKAIEVQITDNTGDHEKKKIEVNVPASQEKEFLNDKDTVHRLTGRPGETIVFNGFGWGHGLGLSQWGAKVMADRAPKGDTTYFKEILRHYYQGVDIIKIY comes from the coding sequence TTGAAACAAAAATCGATATTTTTTTTATTGCCTTTTCTCCTAACCTTTTTTTTACTGTTTCTCTTAACGCCGGTTTCAGCCGCTAAAGGAATAATTGAGCAGCAATCCAGCTTTTCCGCCGAGCCTGCTATACGGGTCGGTATTTGGTCGAATCAGCCTAATATTATCATTTCGTCGGATGCTGATTATGCAATTTTGAATGCTGGTTCCAAGGAGATTATTAAAGAATTTACTGCCAAGGAAAAGGTGAATGTAGCGATTCGGGAAGATGGTATAGCCATTAACGGGGTGGTAGAGCCCAGTAAGAACATCACTGTCAGGCTAAAAAATCAAGATGGTGAACATTTTGTTGAAGTCAATAAACGCCGTTATCGCGGCCAGATTACCATTCACCAGACCCAAGGGAAAAATGGATTAACGGTAGTGAATACCTTACCGCTGGAACAGTATTTATATGGAGTTATCGCCAGGGAAGTGTCTCCCGAATGGCCGTTGGAAGCGGTAAAGGCTCAGGCAGTGGCGGCCCGAACATATGCATTGTACAATTTGGGCAAACATCAGGCGGATGGATATGATGTTTGTTCTACTACAGATTGCCAGTTGTACGGCGGGTTGGAAAGTGAAGCAAGTGGTGCTATACAAGCCGTTAATGATACTTACGGACAGGCAGTGCTTTATCAAGGGAAACTGATTGCTGCCTATTTTCACAGCAATTCCGGTGGGTACACGGAAGACAGTGAAAATGTCTGGGGCACTTACCAACCTTACCTTCGCGGCGTAGTTGATGAAGATCAAAACACACCTCATTTTAAGTGGACAAAGCAATTTACGCCGACGGAATTTGAAGGAATAATGCGACGGTATGGCTATAGTATTGGCAGCTTGCAGGCTTTTCAACTATCGAAGCTTACTTCTCCGCCTGTCAGTGCATTTGACCGGGGAATTTCCGGGCGGATTAAAACTGTTCGGATTATGGGAACAGCGGGGATGGTCGAGATATCGGGTAATAAGCTGCGAAGCATCCTTACACTTGATAGTACTTTGTTTGATATTAGTATCGTTACTCCGGTACCAAAAGCGATTGAGGTTCAGATTACGGATAATACCGGTGATCACGAAAAGAAAAAGATCGAAGTGAATGTACCGGCCAGTCAGGAAAAAGAATTTTTAAATGATAAAGATACTGTGCATCGTCTTACTGGACGCCCTGGTGAAACAATTGTATTCAATGGATTTGGCTGGGGACATGGTCTTGGATTATCTCAATGGGGTGCCAAAGTAATGGCTGATAGAGCCCCCAAAGGCGATACTACATATTTTAAAGAGATATTGAGACACTATTACCAAGGTGTGGATATTATAAAAATATATTAA
- a CDS encoding DUF2905 domain-containing protein, whose amino-acid sequence MFGFDSFAKTLILIGIILIIVGSVLYFGGRFLHFGNLPGDIQLEGEKIHFYFPVVTCIFLSIILTIIINLISHR is encoded by the coding sequence GTGTTTGGATTTGATTCTTTTGCTAAAACCTTGATTCTTATTGGTATAATACTGATTATTGTCGGTAGTGTGCTTTACTTTGGCGGAAGGTTTCTCCATTTTGGGAATTTACCGGGAGATATTCAGCTTGAGGGGGAAAAAATTCATTTCTATTTTCCCGTTGTTACTTGTATTTTTCTTAGTATTATTCTTACGATTATCATTAATTTGATTTCTCACCGCTAA